The Parashewanella spongiae genome has a window encoding:
- a CDS encoding IS1096 element passenger TnpR family protein — protein MIITLSIECLPHPFFDDEFQRVIEIDESTTLEELHHCIQEIIDFENDHMYEFFIARNPHEKRTVVFCDEEMVYHDNVMSIDDTQLDGAFPLESKQNFFYYFDFGDSWIFQIKRTRHKAKTVEKGINYPRVVKSIGEAPVQYPDWDDE, from the coding sequence ATGATCATCACACTTTCAATAGAATGTTTGCCACACCCCTTTTTTGATGATGAGTTTCAACGGGTCATCGAAATTGATGAAAGTACCACGCTTGAAGAGCTTCATCATTGTATTCAGGAAATCATTGATTTTGAAAATGATCACATGTACGAATTCTTCATTGCTAGAAATCCTCATGAAAAGCGAACGGTCGTTTTTTGCGATGAAGAGATGGTATATCATGATAATGTTATGAGCATTGATGATACCCAACTTGATGGTGCTTTTCCTTTGGAGTCAAAGCAGAACTTTTTCTATTATTTCGATTTTGGCGATAGCTGGATCTTTCAAATCAAACGAACTAGGCATAAGGCGAAAACTGTTGAGAAAGGCATCAACTACCCAAGAGTTGTAAAGAGTATTGGCGAAGCACCAGTGCAATATCCTGATTGGGATGATGAATAG
- the mobC gene encoding plasmid mobilization relaxosome protein MobC — protein MAKHIVKTRLDDEDKQKWQQFCQLNGMIESGMVRMMINQVLPDTGNDEELHQAKSNKVTIRLSEHDIQKLTTQAIEEGYVYRTSWVTACVTANLTRTPVLTNEEIKTLRESNRQLAAVGRNLNQIARVLNIDFRHSDKVTREMIEILDNKISDHKTMVNTLINKNCRRWELELTDEQSDG, from the coding sequence GTGGCAAAGCATATTGTAAAAACAAGATTGGATGATGAAGATAAACAAAAATGGCAACAATTTTGTCAGCTCAATGGCATGATCGAATCCGGCATGGTGCGGATGATGATCAATCAAGTGCTCCCAGATACTGGAAATGATGAAGAATTGCATCAAGCAAAAAGCAATAAAGTCACTATCCGATTATCAGAACATGACATACAAAAGCTCACAACCCAAGCCATCGAAGAAGGCTACGTTTATCGCACCAGTTGGGTAACTGCTTGTGTTACTGCAAACCTTACTCGAACGCCAGTGTTAACCAATGAAGAGATAAAAACACTCAGAGAATCAAATCGACAACTGGCTGCCGTTGGCCGTAATCTAAATCAAATCGCCCGAGTGCTTAACATTGACTTCAGACACAGCGATAAGGTCACCAGAGAAATGATTGAAATACTCGACAACAAAATCAGCGACCATAAAACGATGGTGAATACTCTTATCAACAAAAACTGCCGCCGCTGGGAGTTAGAATTAACAGATGAGCAAAGCGATGGCTGA
- a CDS encoding FlhC family transcriptional regulator codes for MNHLQQSQQTLKAAKYIEYGLKTSIIEHYTQLPVKYLRTLCKDVTGKSPTSGQLITVPRLFKNKRAAIACILFVSIYLKANHSSSRRVDLELLLSAFDCFTNQLVQLDEMNEDKLSFNINDAWVLMNAYMNHIIEFVPCCCGSVSVSSQVFDVETKCPFCAFGGHFRYGLEDLDVLLG; via the coding sequence ATGAACCATCTACAGCAAAGCCAACAAACGCTTAAAGCAGCTAAGTACATAGAATACGGGCTCAAAACCAGTATTATTGAGCATTACACTCAGCTACCTGTTAAATACCTTCGGACTCTATGTAAAGATGTCACAGGCAAATCGCCCACGTCAGGGCAACTCATTACCGTCCCTCGACTGTTTAAAAATAAACGTGCAGCTATTGCTTGTATCTTGTTTGTGTCTATTTATTTAAAAGCGAATCATTCCTCAAGTCGAAGAGTAGATCTAGAATTGCTGCTTAGTGCATTTGACTGTTTTACAAATCAATTAGTTCAACTGGATGAAATGAATGAAGATAAATTAAGTTTTAATATTAACGATGCGTGGGTACTGATGAATGCTTATATGAATCACATTATTGAGTTTGTGCCTTGTTGCTGTGGCAGTGTTTCTGTCTCGTCACAAGTTTTTGATGTTGAAACCAAATGCCCATTTTGCGCCTTTGGTGGGCATTTTCGTTATGGGCTAGAAGATCTTGATGTTTTATTGGGATAA
- a CDS encoding flagellar transcriptional regulator FlhD, which yields MFNDNLLCDLNLRYLSVAKDLALTDPKLAQLKLGLSEFLISIIANSSFQQLNNMAKQKAIYFHFLPNEELFARLLDDPDNELLQVSLVVSSNLAVFRVNQ from the coding sequence ATGTTTAATGACAATCTATTATGCGATCTTAATCTACGCTACCTTTCTGTGGCAAAAGATTTAGCGCTTACCGATCCTAAACTCGCTCAACTCAAGCTTGGCTTATCTGAGTTTCTAATTAGCATCATAGCAAACAGTAGCTTTCAACAGCTGAATAATATGGCGAAACAAAAAGCCATCTATTTCCATTTTCTTCCTAATGAAGAGCTCTTTGCCCGTTTGCTGGATGATCCAGACAACGAATTACTACAAGTATCACTGGTTGTGTCGAGTAACCTTGCTGTATTTAGAGTAAATCAATGA
- a CDS encoding queuosine precursor transporter, whose protein sequence is MWRQKQERRQEQGQREQQQKNALIKLVQLDKLSLLLVCYIVMLCISLAFGNNVNVIAGMVLPGGIYVFPLTFLICDIISEAYGYALAKAFIWYGFIAQGMFVLLAQLFLLMPTSDAAGDGSAYHAVFDPTIRLSLAALAGFYVGERFNIYLMNNWRIRLSGKYFILRSICSTAIGQAFLSIIVDAIGFYDKLSHAELLHMMISTWSLKVIYSLIFVFPTMVLMKHLKKSEAMKIREA, encoded by the coding sequence ATGTGGCGACAAAAACAAGAGCGAAGACAAGAGCAAGGGCAGAGAGAGCAACAACAAAAAAATGCACTAATTAAACTTGTACAGTTAGATAAACTGTCACTTCTGCTGGTTTGTTATATCGTGATGCTGTGTATTTCTCTTGCGTTTGGGAACAATGTCAACGTTATTGCTGGCATGGTGTTACCCGGTGGAATTTATGTATTTCCACTTACTTTTTTGATTTGCGACATCATTAGTGAAGCCTATGGTTATGCTCTTGCAAAGGCATTCATTTGGTATGGTTTCATTGCCCAAGGGATGTTTGTCCTACTTGCCCAACTCTTTTTATTGATGCCAACGTCTGATGCTGCAGGTGATGGTTCGGCTTACCATGCTGTTTTTGATCCTACTATTCGTTTATCGCTGGCAGCGCTGGCTGGTTTTTATGTTGGTGAACGTTTTAATATCTACTTGATGAACAATTGGAGAATTAGATTATCAGGCAAATATTTCATCTTGCGAAGTATTTGCAGCACTGCCATCGGTCAGGCTTTTTTAAGTATCATCGTCGACGCTATCGGCTTTTATGACAAATTGAGTCACGCTGAATTGCTCCATATGATGATATCTACTTGGTCTTTGAAAGTGATATACAGCCTGATATTTGTATTTCCCACTATGGTCCTGATGAAACACCTGAAGAAAAGTGAGGCTATGAAGATACGAGAAGCTTAA
- a CDS encoding M48 family metallopeptidase produces MTSMCVNDVIKEEYSFVYGDEAVTYEVIRKPQSEDKKRKIIIKVHPNCEIIVTSPEDAERSDIHEAVMKRARWIYVALKEFRSHLEFIQSKQYISGEMQFYLGRRYVLKVIEDSDTATSSIKLYRGKLLVTLSTLNKDKANQVKTLVNKWYRTRAEIIFHERLAELLPQTTWIKGIPSFRVLTMVKQWGSCSAKGNLMFNPHLIKAPKECIDYVILHELCHISEYNHSEKFWRLLTSVMPNWKQVKTRLDGMAELYLNE; encoded by the coding sequence ATGACTTCAATGTGCGTTAACGACGTAATTAAAGAGGAATACAGTTTTGTCTATGGTGATGAGGCTGTCACTTATGAGGTGATAAGAAAACCTCAGTCTGAAGATAAAAAACGCAAGATCATTATCAAAGTTCACCCTAATTGCGAAATTATTGTTACCTCACCCGAAGATGCCGAGCGAAGCGATATTCACGAAGCGGTAATGAAACGGGCAAGGTGGATTTACGTCGCCCTTAAAGAATTTCGTAGCCATTTAGAGTTCATTCAATCTAAACAATACATTAGTGGTGAAATGCAGTTTTATTTGGGACGAAGGTATGTATTAAAAGTCATTGAAGATTCCGATACAGCGACATCATCAATAAAGTTATACCGAGGAAAGTTGCTGGTTACACTTTCAACGCTGAATAAAGACAAAGCAAACCAAGTTAAGACATTAGTGAACAAATGGTATCGAACTCGCGCAGAAATCATCTTTCATGAGCGGCTTGCTGAACTGTTACCACAAACAACATGGATTAAAGGTATTCCAAGCTTTCGTGTGCTTACAATGGTAAAACAATGGGGAAGTTGTTCAGCCAAGGGCAATTTGATGTTTAACCCTCACTTAATCAAAGCGCCTAAAGAGTGCATCGATTACGTGATCCTGCACGAGCTTTGTCATATTTCAGAATATAACCATAGTGAAAAATTCTGGCGTTTACTAACCAGTGTAATGCCTAACTGGAAACAGGTTAAAACTCGATTAGATGGTATGGCGGAACTGTATTTAAATGAGTGA
- a CDS encoding relaxase/mobilization nuclease domain-containing protein: MADSISCLLNGDVRTKSNRVRANGRYNKKPPEVMVKISGFGYSKIHTANHFDYISRNGKLEIEDEAGQVYQEQNAINQLAQDWSDTDVQQRKRTRHSTHLIFSMPDGTEPNAVKQAVRSLAKKTFAQNHQYVFALHTDTDSPHVHLTIKNLGFDGRRLHVRKGLPQVWREQFAVELERLGVAAEATPCFNKIRPIKTIQTMQSDSFATHEH, encoded by the coding sequence ATGGCTGATTCTATTTCATGTCTACTCAACGGCGATGTAAGAACCAAATCCAATCGAGTTAGGGCAAATGGTAGATACAATAAAAAGCCACCGGAAGTCATGGTTAAAATTAGCGGCTTTGGTTACAGCAAGATCCATACAGCAAACCACTTTGATTACATCAGCCGTAATGGAAAACTAGAGATTGAAGATGAAGCAGGGCAAGTTTATCAAGAACAAAATGCTATCAATCAACTGGCACAAGATTGGAGCGATACTGATGTCCAACAACGTAAAAGAACTCGACATAGTACACATCTTATATTCTCTATGCCGGATGGCACTGAACCTAATGCCGTAAAACAAGCAGTAAGATCACTGGCTAAAAAGACCTTTGCACAGAATCATCAGTATGTATTTGCACTGCATACTGACACTGACAGCCCACACGTTCACCTCACCATTAAAAATTTGGGTTTTGATGGTAGGCGACTACATGTCAGAAAAGGCTTACCACAAGTGTGGCGAGAGCAGTTTGCAGTGGAATTAGAAAGGTTAGGCGTAGCAGCTGAGGCGACACCTTGTTTTAACAAAATAAGACCTATTAAAACCATTCAAACGATGCAAAGTGATTCTTTTGCAACTCATGAGCATTGA
- a CDS encoding helix-turn-helix domain-containing protein, translating into MRTAYTNDLINALEQLKAQRELQNEVPQIWYTKADLCRHFGITYNTLKRWEKHKRFPLMELKDLCTGRYDIRKIERFLHKLQLS; encoded by the coding sequence ATGAGAACAGCCTATACAAACGACTTAATCAACGCACTAGAACAGCTCAAAGCTCAACGAGAGTTACAAAATGAAGTACCACAAATTTGGTACACCAAAGCCGATTTATGTCGCCATTTCGGCATCACTTACAACACATTAAAGCGCTGGGAAAAACATAAGAGATTCCCATTGATGGAACTGAAAGATTTATGCACTGGGCGATATGACATTCGTAAGATTGAGCGTTTTTTACATAAGTTACAGCTTTCCTAA